The genomic region CCCATTACGAGCGGGTCGACACCGCCTTGCCCGATGCCGATAATTTCCGCAATAGGTTTGAGGTTATATTTCTTTACGGCTGCTTCACTTGCAACCAGCACAAAGGAAGCCCCATCATTTATGCCCGATGCATTGCCTGCTGTAACAGTACCGTCGCTTTTAAAAGCAGGTTTCAGCTTGGCAAGTTTTTCGAGGTCGGTGGTACGATTGGGATATTCGTCGGTATCGAAAACAGTATCGCCTTTTTTTGAATGGATAGTAATCGGAACGATTTCGTTTTTAAATTTACCTGCATCGATAGCGGCAATCGCTTTTTGCTGGGAGGCGAATGCAAATTCATCCTGCTGCGCTCTGGTAATATTAAATTTTGCGGCGATATTTTCAGCCGTAATTCCCATGTGGATATTTGCACGGGCATCCGTTAAGGCGTCATAAATCATGTGATCGACCGCCTGCCAGTTTCCCATCTTATTTCCGCTGCGGGTATTTGCGGGTACGAGATACGGTGCGAGTGACATCGATTCTACGCCGCCTGCAAGAACAATGTCGTTAAAACCTGCTTGGATGGACATCACTGCTTCCATAACGGATCGCAAACCGGATCCGCATACCATGTTGACTGAGTGAGCACACACCGTTTCGGGAATGCCGGCTTCCAATGCGATGGTTCGGGCGATATTTTGACCGAGTCCGGCGCCGAGTACGTTACCGCAAATAAGCTCCGAAACTTGGTCGGGCTTTACCTTTGCCTCTTCCAGCACCGCTTTTACTACCGTTGAACCCATGTCCTTAGGCGGAACGGTAGACAGGCCTCCGAGAAACTTACCGATAGCAGTGCGCTTTGCACTGATGATGTACGATTTTGATACAGCCATTTTTGACCTCCTAGAAATACGGGAATATGTTCACGTTAAAGAAAATTTCTAAAAACTTCGATCTATGAAGTAATTTAGAGATATCCTTTAATCAAGATTCCCCTACAGTTTCTATCATATCACGCTTAAAACAATCTGACTATATTAGGCGATCGGGGTAAATGCATCAAGCGGTTTTTTATCAGGCTGCAGAATAATTGGAAATGAGATTTTCTTGCATTACGATTTTTCCTTTGGTATAATTCGGAATAATTCAGAACGAACTTCTAAAATACACACTGTAAGGAATTCTCTCAATGGAAACACTCAGTCTGCGTCCGCACCATCTGTTATGTACTCGTGCATTTAAAGGCAACGGCTATTCTCCTGTATTTGTCGAAAATATGCAGCGTGTTATCGATTTGTTAAAAAACGGCTGCTATATTACCTTAGTGACAGGCGTTGATGCCATTTGCGACCCATGTCCCGAAAGAGTCGGAAATCACTGCCGCTCGGAAGTAAAAGTAACGGGCTTTGATGAGGCTGTCCTATCGCAGCTTGGATTGGAAAGAAAAACCTATGCTTATACCGAAATAGAAGAGATACTTACAGCCCGATTAACCGAATCCGTATACGAGTGCATTTGCCGCGGCTGTGAATGGAAGCAAACCGGCATCTGCTGCTATGTCGATGTAAAACGCTCTTTATTCACAAAATAAAATAAGAGGTCGTGCCAGTTGAGCATTTATTTCAGTAGCGGCACGGATGCCGCTGGTTATATCAGAAGCGATGTTTCGGCAACGTCGAAAACTCGCAGCCAAAAGTGTACAAGGATGTACACTTTTGGCGTAGATGCGCCGTATATTTTCAAAAAGATTGACTGATTTTGTCCCGAACACTATAATAGCCGGATATGAAACGAAAATTGATAACTTCAGCTCTCCCTTATGTGAATAATATCCCGCACCTCGGGAATTTAATCCAAGTTTTGTCCGCCGATGTCTTTGCACGTTTTTGCAGACTCCGCGGATATACAAGCTTATATGTATGCGGTACCGACGAATACGGTACGGCGACCGAAACAAAAGCCCTCGAAGAAGGGAAAACGCCGCGTGAATTGTGCGATTACTACCATGCGATCCACCGCGATATTTATCATTGGTTCAATATTGCATTTGATTACTTCGGACGCACCTCCACACCTCAGCAGACCGAAATCGTGCAGGGGCTTTTTAAAGATATTGATAAAAACGGTTTTATAAAAGAACATGCCATAGAACAGCTCTACTGTGCACACTGTAACCGCTTTTTGGCAGACCGCTATGTACGTGGTACCTGTCCCCACTGCGGCTACGAAGATGCGCGTGGCGATCAGTGTGAAGCCTGCGGCAAGCTGCTGGAACCGACCGAGCTGAAAGCTCCCCGCTGTTCAACCTGCGGTGCTACTCCGGAGCCGCGCAGTACCAAGCACCTCTACATCGACTTGCCGGGCATCGTGCCGCAGTATGAACCATGGATGCAAAAGGCAAGCGTAGAAGGGCAGTGGAGCAACAATGCCGTGCAGATGACCAAAGGCTGGCTGCGCGACGGTTTACAGGAACGCGCTATCACCCGCGACCTTAAATGGGGCATCCCCGTCCCGAAAGCGGGCTTTGAAGATAAGGTGTTCTACGTTTGGTTCGATGCCCCGATCGGGTATATCTCAATTACAAAATGCTTTACCGATTTAACCGGAGCCGATTGGAAAAACTGGTGGCTTGAGCAAAACGACATCGAGCTGTTTCAGTTCATCGGAAAAGACAATATCCCCTTCCATACGGTGATTTTTCCCAGCTCGCTCATTGCGTCGGGAAAGGATTGGGTAAAGCTCCATCATATTTCAAGCAGCGAGTACCTCAACTATGAGTCCGGCAAGTTTTCCAAATCGAAGGGAATCGGTGTGTTTGGCTCCGATGCCAAGGATTCGGGGATTCCGGCGGATATGTGGCGTTTCTACATCTTCTATAACCGCCCTGAAAAGAACGATGCCCTGTTTACGTGGAAGGATTTTCAGGAGCGTGTAAACAGCGAGCTGGTCGGGAACCTGTGTAATCTGATAAACCGGACGCTCACCTTTGTGTCGCGCTATTATGACGGCGTTATCCCGCAGCGGGATGGGATGGCTTCCGCCCGTGAAGATGTCCGCGCGGTTACGGAAGGCTTGCGCGCTGCAGCAAAGTACAGCATTGAAAAAATCACCGCACTGCTTGAAGAAGCGGAACTGCGCGATGCCTTCCACGAGCTGTTTGCGCTTTCCTCCGTTGCCAACAAAGCGTTCCAAGACGGAGAGCCGTGGAAAAACCGCGAGGCTGATCCCGAAAAAGCGGAGGCGCTCCTCTTCGAACTGTGCTATTTAATCAAGGATTTGCTGATATTGATGCACCCGTATATGCCGGAATACGCCGATGCAGTTGCTTCGTTCTTAGGTATTAAGATATGGTCGGGCAATATCTTTGACTGGGAACATCCCGTGCAGCCCCGTCCCGAAAATGTCCTTGCGTGGGACAATCTCTTAGAGCGGCGTGGTTTGGAGCGGGTACAAAAGCCTGCAATCATCTTTAAAACGCTGGAAAACGATGCGATTGCAGCATATCGCGAACGCTATGCAGGAAGTCAGAAGGAACGCGCCGCGCAAGCCGGAAAACAGGCAGCGGGAAAGCAAGCCGGCGGGGAACAGGGCGGAAAAAAACAGCAGAGTGCGGGAAGCAAAAACGAGAAGCAGAAAGCCAAGCCGGAATGGGCGGATGTTCCTCCCGAAAAGCTGTTTACCGATTATATTTCGTTAAAAACCGCGAAGATCATTTCCGTGGAAAAACATCCCGATGCGGATAAGCTCTTTGTGGAAACCATTGACGACGGCTCGGAAGGCGAGCGGGTTATCCTGTCCGGCTTAGCGCCGTATTTTGCGCCGGAAGAGCTGGTTGGTGCGGATATTATTCTCGCAGAAAACTTAAAGCCGCGGAAAATGCGCGGAATTGAATCGAAGGGAATGCTCTTAGCGTCCCATTATACCGATGCGGACGGAACCGAGCGGGTTGAACTGGTTGGTATGCCCGGTGCGGCTGCCGGTACGCCGGTAACACTGGAAGGCGCTGAAGCAACTACGCCGCCAGTACAGAAACCTCAAGCCATCGATGCGGAGTTGTTCTTTGCAGTGCCCTTTACGGTAGAAGATTTCCGGGTATGCGCCGCCGGAAAACAGCTGTTGGTAAACGGCAAACCGCTCGTAATGAAGCACGTTAAATCCGGGACGGTACAGTAAGCAGTAAGGGCGGGAAAGACAAAGACACTTTTTTCGGATGAAAGTGGTCTTTCCTGTCCTTCGCCCCTTTCTACCTTCAAAATATTCGGTGGTGTCTCAAAATCCGATTACTTTTTTGACATCCCCGCAAGTTTAAGATTAGAGCCGTTATCTTGTAACGCCTTAAATTGGAACATCTCAAATACGTCTACGGAAAACCTCTAAAAACCGATTCGTAATCCACGTTAGCGGATACGATAATTATTCCTTTTAGAACAAACCGATAGGCTTGCAGTTTTTAGAGGTCCCTTGTTCAATAAACCGGATAAATATGCCTGTGCAGTTCTTTATTGCTTTTGAACATCTTCACAGATATTTGCTTCCGTTTCGTTATCGAAGAAACGTGCTTTTTCCATATTAGGAACAAAGTGAAGCGATTCTCCGATGCCTGCTTCGACGGTATTGAATGTACGGGCGATGACCTGCTGGTTTTTTGAGGCCAGATAGAGGTGTGTTTCTGCTCCGAGCGGTTCTTTAACGGTTATCTTGAGTGTCATGCTATTTTTAGCGTTATCGCTTTCGGCAACAAGCTGTAAATCTTCCGGTCGAATACCGAAGAATACGTTTTTACCGATATACTTCTTTAAGTGTTTTTGCTGATCTTCGGTAGGTTGTAAGACGAAGGTACCTTCATCGATAGCAATGCTGCCATTTTTTTCTATTACTTTAACATTTAAGAAATTCATAGGCGGCGAACCGATAAATCCTGCTACGAATTTATTTACGGGATGATTGTAGAGGTAGAGCGGAGAGCCAATTTGCTGTACCTTTCCATCTTTCATAACAACGATTTTATCTCCCATTGTCATCGCTTCAACCTGATCATGCGTAACGTAGATCATTGTGGCTTTTAAACGGTTATGCAAGTCGGAAATTTCGGCGCGCATTTGGACGCGGAGCTTTGCATCGAGGTTGGAAAGCGGTTCGTCAAATAAGAATACTTTTGGGTTACGGACAATAGCACGTCCTACCGCAACACGCTGACGCTGCCCGCCCGAAAGAGCCTTAGGTTTACGGTCAAGAAGCTTTTCAATGTCGAGAATGCGGGCAGCTTCATGCACGCGGCGTTCAATTTCTTGTTTATCAACTTTACGTATCTTCAATCCGAATGCCATATTGTCATAGACAGTCATGTGCGGATACAGTGCATAGTTTTGGAAAACCATTGCGATGTTGCGGTCTTTGGGTGGAATATCGTTCATACGTTCACCGTCTATGTACAGGTCACCTTCACTGATTTCTTCAAGCCCTGCTATCATGCGGAGTGTTGTCGATTTACCGCAGCCGGACGGTCCGACGAATACAACAAATTCTTGATCTTCAATAACGATATTGGCATTTTCTACTGCACGGACATTTCCATCGTAAATTTTGCCGATACCTTTCAATTCAACTTTTGCCATTACGGCCTCCTAAAAATTATCCTATACAGACAGTATATCGTCAAATTCCGCATCTGTCAAACAAAAATATATCTGGTGTCAGGGCAGCAAAAGGATATCCGCCGATAGAAAATATCATTTTTAACTTTCATATCTCTTACGAAAACCCACAGCAATAGTGATTTCCGTAGAATGAACTATGGAGGGGCTGTTTTTACAGGCGAGATACTTAATATGTAATATTGCAATATGGGGAGTAATGCTTAAAGAATTTCTTTCAAATCCGATAGCCGAATAAAATGTAATAAGATACAATAGAACCTATGCTTGAAAGTGTAAGTCCGATAATACTACATCAGATAAACGGAGCGGCGTATTGCTGTCTTGCTTCGGGGATGGAGCCGCGTGCTTTTGCGCATTCGGCTGTTACCGATTATCTTCACGACGCCTGTTTGCGTATTGCGCCTGACGGGACGGTGCAGGAGTTTTATCTTAACGAGACCGTTACATTTTTTAATACGGAAAAAGGACGGGAAGAGGTTGGGATTGTGCTGCCGCTGCGGGAAGCGCAACCGCTTATCGGTTTGGCTTGTCTCGATACGGATGCTGCTGCCGGTGCATTCTGCGATCCGCAGGCGCTTTTTCGTGCAGAGGCTGTATTACGAAAGTTATACCGGCTTTTTTCTTACCTTATCGCAGCGTATAAGCAAGGCGCAGTAAGTGAAGATTGTTTCCGAGTAGCTATGTCTGCCCCCTTGTGTTTGCTGGCGGAGGGAGGAATAGACGGTGGCGCTCAAGACCTTATCGTACTTCCGCCTCGATTAGTACTTCGCTGCGTTACTGCCGAAACCGCGGCGGCGCTCCGCTTCCATTATCCGTGGGTACATCCTGATGCGGAACGAGTGCCGCTTGACGATGCTGCGTCCTTTTTCTTAGCAACGCTCAGCTATGCCTGTATAACCGGAGCGCCGCCTTTTAACAGCGCCGCCGTCCCATTCGCAGCGGTAGACGGGGATGAGGCTTGCGGTAGCGGTGCGGTGGAACAGCTTGTGCAGAATATACGGGACGGCGTGTATGTGCCGGTTGAACTCCGCTGTCCGGCGCTGCGTCCGCAGTTTGCGCGGCTTATCAATGGCGGGTTAGCCATAGCTGCGGGGCAGGGGAGTACTAAAACTACAGGACAGCTTGGTAGTGTCGAAGCCGCCGGACATAAGAGTATCGATCTTGAAAAAACTGCGGACGGCGATATAATGCCTAACTGCTGCACCGCGCCGATGCTGCCGCTTGTAGAACAGCTCTGCAGTCATTGCGATGAATCGCTGCCACTGTTCGCCGGTATACAGGCGGATGGAGGACCGGCGCAGCATCCGGACACGCAGAAGGCCGGTATGCAGGAGCAAGCGGCGCTAACCAAAGAGGCGGAAGTGCAAGCAGCTGAGGATTCAGCGCAACGGGCGGCGCTTGAGGCTTTTATTCAAACAGCGAGGAAACGCATCAGCCGAAAACGCTTTGTTAGACAGAACTCCGGTAAAATTGCGGCAGCGGCGGTACTGTGTGCCGCGCTTATTGCCGTAACGGCAGCGGTTGTAGTTCATCTCCGTAAACCGCCTGAAACGGCAGGTATGTCAGCGGAAGCGGTAATACACGGTTTTTATACCGCCGTCGGAACACTCGATCAAACGATAACCGGCGCTTATACCAAAAACAAAGCCGCTGCCTTATACGACGGTCTGATGGTGCATTTGTATGTAACCGGTAAAACACGCGAGGCCTACGAGCGCAAAAAGATTTATTACACGCCTCAGGAGTTCTTCAACCTCTGTGAATCTGCGCGGAGTGTCCATGCCGTACCCGCTGTCGATGATGAGCTCATTCGCTATAAAAAAGCGGTGATCAAATTGCTGGGCGGAGGTTCCGTCTACGGTATTTCCGGCTTAGAGATTGTTCCCGCTGTCCAGACCGGCTGGTTTGACGTGAGGTTTTATCACTGGCTGCCGATTTTTTCATCGGAAGAAGCTGAGGCGGCGGCAAAGGCTATGGAAAGAGCACTTGAAGCTTCTGTAAGCGCATCCGATACGGAGTTTTCGGAGCGGAGCGCTTTTCCCGTACAGGTACTCTATAAACATGACAGTGTACAAGTCATATCGGTTAAGGGCAGCTTTTTTATTGGGGCAATCGAATCGGCGGAAAGTACGGTTGCCGCCGGTTCCAGCGATGCACTGCTCGAAGATTGTGCGTTACCGTCCGCGGACAGGCCGGCCTATTTAAAAGGATTGTAATATGAGAGAACGAAAAAATATCTATACGCTTTTACATCAGGATGCAGGTTCAGCTGCCCGCACGGGAGTGATACGCCTGCCTCACGGTACGGTGCAAACCCCCGCCTTTATGCCGGTGGGAACGGCCGCGACGGTAAAAGGTATAACCAAGGATGATTTACACGAAATAGGTTTTGAAATCATTTTAGCGAATACCTATCACCTCTTTTTGCGGCCGGGTATGGACGTTATCAAGCAGGCGGGCGGGCTGCACGGATTTTCCGGTTGGAATAAAACCTTTTTGACGGATTCGGGCGGATTTCAGGTATTCTCGCTGTCTCAGCTGCGGAAAATCAAGGAAGAAGGCGTAACATTTCAGAGCCATATCGACGGCAGCAGGCAGTTTTTAAGCCCCGAAATCGCGGTGCAGGTGCAGGCCGCCTTTAATAGCGACATTCAAATGCAGCTCGATATCTGTTCCCCCTACGGTATTCCCAAAAAGGAAACCGAAAAAGCGCTGACGCTCACAACCGCGTGGATGCATCGGGCGGTGCGGGAATGGGATCAAACGGAAGGGTACGAGGGAAGCCTTTTCCCGATTATACAAGGCGGCTTTTTTGAAGATCTCCGCCTCAGAAGTATCGAATCGATTATGGAATGTGATCCGCACGGTATCGCAATCGGCGGCCTTTCCGTCGGCGAACCTGAGGAGGTATACAAGGAATTTTTAGCCTTTACCGCCGCGCATGTTCCCAAACATAAACCGCTCTATGTGATGGGCATCGGCACCCCCGATTATATTTTAGAGGCGGTAAAGAACGGTGTCGATATTTTTGACTGCGTGCTTCCGTCGCGGAATGCACGGAACGGAAACTTGTTTACCCGTACCGGTCCCATCTCAATTAAAAAGAAAGAATATGAATACGATTTCGGCCCGATCGATCCGAGCTGCTCCTGCAAGGTATGCCGGAATTACAGCCGCGCGTATCTGCGGCACCTGTTCCGCTGTAAGGAGATTCTGTATTCAATGCTTGCAACCTACCACAACTTAGCATTCCTCCATCGAATGGTTACCGAAATCAGGGAAGCAATTACCGAAGATCGCTTTTCGGAATACTACCGCCGCTTCCTGAAAGACTATTATGGAAAAAAAACAACTTAATCACTTTGACTCCTCCGGTAAAGCCGTGATGGTGGATGTCGCCGGTAAGGATGAGACAAAAAGAATAGCGGTTACGCACGGCTTTATCAGCATGAATGCGGAGGCCTTTCTTGCGGTACGCGAAGGCAGCGTTAAAAAAGGCGATGTGCTGGGAATTGCGCGGGTTGCCGGAATTATGGCGGTAAAAAAGACGCCGGAGCTTATCCCCCTCTGCCATACGCTGCAGGTTACGAGCGCCGGTATTGACTTTCCGTGAAATGAATCATTTTCCGATTGTTATATTTTACCGCTTATGTTAAAATACTCAGATTGATCAGAGAGTTTGTTAAAGTTTTCTGTGTAAGAACATCCCTTGCTGGGGTAATTTTAAAATACAATACCAAGGTGTTATAATGATTAAAATTTTTCACGGTTTATTGCAAAGAAGTTTGTTCGTGCCATTTGTGTTATCTGTTGTTTTGTGTATGGGCTGTATGAATGCTAAAAAAGCCGATGTCGCTGCGGATATTGAATTTTGGACATTTCCCAATTTTACCTCCGAAACCGGCGTCGAAGGAGATTTTGAAAAGAGTTTAATTGCCGCGTTTGAAAAAGAGAATCCTTCTATTAAGGTACATTTTACATTGATAAGTTTTACCGATGGAGCGGAAAAGATTGAAAAAGCTATAGCGGAAGGCAATGCTCCCGACATTATCTATGATGCGCCCGGTCGCATCATCGGTTGGGCTGGAAAGGGCTTGCTTGAACCGCTGGATGATGTGCTCGCAACTGAAAAACCGTATATTACTACCGAGCTTTTAACGGTGTCTGCCGGTAAGGATAGACGCACCTATATGTACCCCATGCATGAAGGTGCTTTTTCGATGGCGTTTAATAAAGAAATGCTCGAAGACCTTGGCCTTATCAATTTATTGCCGTATAAGCGGAGAGACCGCCAGTGGACGGTTGAGGAGTATGAAAGGCTTTTAACAGCCCTTAAAGAGAAGCTTCCTGCAGGAACCGTCCCGGGCGTTTTCTATTATAAAAATATGGGTGGCGACCAAGGTACCAGAGCTTTTTTGGTCAACCTTTACGGAAATGCAAATCTGTTAAATGGAGATTATTCAAGTTACATTTATAATTCCACCCAAGCGGTACGGAATGTAGACTGGACGGTACGTGCAATGAAACGGGGGCTCTTGCTCGACGGAAAGGATCTTACTTCAAATGATGCGATTGCAATGTTCGTTTCCGCTAAAGCCGCTCACACTATCTTGTATTCTCCTCAACTTAATAAAATGAATGACGGTAAACGGCGGTATAAAGGAAAAGATTTTACGCCGATCTATATGCCGTTTCCGAATAATGCCGACGCTCCGCTCCTTGAGTTTTTGGCGGGCGGTGCTTGTGTCTTTAACAACGGCAATGCAAATAAAATAAAGGCCGCAAAGAAATTCCTACATTTTGCCGCAACCGACGAAGTATGGGCGCCTAAGCTTATAAACGCAACCGGCGGTTTTCCTGCAAGCTCTAAAATTCAGATAGAAACTGAGGATGCCGAAATACTGTATAATTCGGTGCTTCAACGGTTCTTTGGTCAGTATTACAATAATATTACCGGTTTCGGTCAGATGCGCGGATACTGGAATACGCTTTTAAAAGAAGTCGCCTCGGGGAATGATATTCAAGCTGCACTGAATCGCTTTGTGCAGAATTCCAACGCTGCGTTGAAAGAATAGAACATCTTTAAAAACTTTACAGGGGAATATGATGATACATACAGTTTCACATAAGCAAAAAGAAACGAGTTTTTTTTCCATTAGAAATAAGATGATTACATCCTTTGCCGTATTTGCCGTCTCCATTTTAACAATTGTTTATATTGTTGCGATATACTTTGCTTCCGTTTCGCTTTTGAATAATACCGAATACTTCTTAAAAGAACTCGTAAAAAGTTCGTCAAAAGTTTTAGACGAACGCTCTCAGGCCTTGTTCGGAAAGTTGGAAGCGTTTTCAAACCTGCCGTTTATTCAAGACGACACCGT from Treponema vincentii harbors:
- a CDS encoding acetyl-CoA C-acetyltransferase, which translates into the protein MAVSKSYIISAKRTAIGKFLGGLSTVPPKDMGSTVVKAVLEEAKVKPDQVSELICGNVLGAGLGQNIARTIALEAGIPETVCAHSVNMVCGSGLRSVMEAVMSIQAGFNDIVLAGGVESMSLAPYLVPANTRSGNKMGNWQAVDHMIYDALTDARANIHMGITAENIAAKFNITRAQQDEFAFASQQKAIAAIDAGKFKNEIVPITIHSKKGDTVFDTDEYPNRTTDLEKLAKLKPAFKSDGTVTAGNASGINDGASFVLVASEAAVKKYNLKPIAEIIGIGQGGVDPLVMGLGPVPAIRNALNYASLKLSDMELIELNEAFAAQSLGVIHELVREHGVDRDALLKRTNVNGGAIALGHPVGASGNRILVTLLHEMIKTDKKIGLASLCIGGGQGTAVIVKR
- a CDS encoding DUF1284 domain-containing protein, whose amino-acid sequence is METLSLRPHHLLCTRAFKGNGYSPVFVENMQRVIDLLKNGCYITLVTGVDAICDPCPERVGNHCRSEVKVTGFDEAVLSQLGLERKTYAYTEIEEILTARLTESVYECICRGCEWKQTGICCYVDVKRSLFTK
- the metG gene encoding methionine--tRNA ligase; protein product: MKRKLITSALPYVNNIPHLGNLIQVLSADVFARFCRLRGYTSLYVCGTDEYGTATETKALEEGKTPRELCDYYHAIHRDIYHWFNIAFDYFGRTSTPQQTEIVQGLFKDIDKNGFIKEHAIEQLYCAHCNRFLADRYVRGTCPHCGYEDARGDQCEACGKLLEPTELKAPRCSTCGATPEPRSTKHLYIDLPGIVPQYEPWMQKASVEGQWSNNAVQMTKGWLRDGLQERAITRDLKWGIPVPKAGFEDKVFYVWFDAPIGYISITKCFTDLTGADWKNWWLEQNDIELFQFIGKDNIPFHTVIFPSSLIASGKDWVKLHHISSSEYLNYESGKFSKSKGIGVFGSDAKDSGIPADMWRFYIFYNRPEKNDALFTWKDFQERVNSELVGNLCNLINRTLTFVSRYYDGVIPQRDGMASAREDVRAVTEGLRAAAKYSIEKITALLEEAELRDAFHELFALSSVANKAFQDGEPWKNREADPEKAEALLFELCYLIKDLLILMHPYMPEYADAVASFLGIKIWSGNIFDWEHPVQPRPENVLAWDNLLERRGLERVQKPAIIFKTLENDAIAAYRERYAGSQKERAAQAGKQAAGKQAGGEQGGKKQQSAGSKNEKQKAKPEWADVPPEKLFTDYISLKTAKIISVEKHPDADKLFVETIDDGSEGERVILSGLAPYFAPEELVGADIILAENLKPRKMRGIESKGMLLASHYTDADGTERVELVGMPGAAAGTPVTLEGAEATTPPVQKPQAIDAELFFAVPFTVEDFRVCAAGKQLLVNGKPLVMKHVKSGTVQ
- a CDS encoding ABC transporter ATP-binding protein; translation: MAKVELKGIGKIYDGNVRAVENANIVIEDQEFVVFVGPSGCGKSTTLRMIAGLEEISEGDLYIDGERMNDIPPKDRNIAMVFQNYALYPHMTVYDNMAFGLKIRKVDKQEIERRVHEAARILDIEKLLDRKPKALSGGQRQRVAVGRAIVRNPKVFLFDEPLSNLDAKLRVQMRAEISDLHNRLKATMIYVTHDQVEAMTMGDKIVVMKDGKVQQIGSPLYLYNHPVNKFVAGFIGSPPMNFLNVKVIEKNGSIAIDEGTFVLQPTEDQQKHLKKYIGKNVFFGIRPEDLQLVAESDNAKNSMTLKITVKEPLGAETHLYLASKNQQVIARTFNTVEAGIGESLHFVPNMEKARFFDNETEANICEDVQKQ
- the tgt gene encoding tRNA guanosine(34) transglycosylase Tgt, with protein sequence MRERKNIYTLLHQDAGSAARTGVIRLPHGTVQTPAFMPVGTAATVKGITKDDLHEIGFEIILANTYHLFLRPGMDVIKQAGGLHGFSGWNKTFLTDSGGFQVFSLSQLRKIKEEGVTFQSHIDGSRQFLSPEIAVQVQAAFNSDIQMQLDICSPYGIPKKETEKALTLTTAWMHRAVREWDQTEGYEGSLFPIIQGGFFEDLRLRSIESIMECDPHGIAIGGLSVGEPEEVYKEFLAFTAAHVPKHKPLYVMGIGTPDYILEAVKNGVDIFDCVLPSRNARNGNLFTRTGPISIKKKEYEYDFGPIDPSCSCKVCRNYSRAYLRHLFRCKEILYSMLATYHNLAFLHRMVTEIREAITEDRFSEYYRRFLKDYYGKKTT
- a CDS encoding cyclic pyranopterin monophosphate synthase MoaC, with protein sequence MEKKQLNHFDSSGKAVMVDVAGKDETKRIAVTHGFISMNAEAFLAVREGSVKKGDVLGIARVAGIMAVKKTPELIPLCHTLQVTSAGIDFP
- a CDS encoding ABC transporter substrate-binding protein, which translates into the protein MNAKKADVAADIEFWTFPNFTSETGVEGDFEKSLIAAFEKENPSIKVHFTLISFTDGAEKIEKAIAEGNAPDIIYDAPGRIIGWAGKGLLEPLDDVLATEKPYITTELLTVSAGKDRRTYMYPMHEGAFSMAFNKEMLEDLGLINLLPYKRRDRQWTVEEYERLLTALKEKLPAGTVPGVFYYKNMGGDQGTRAFLVNLYGNANLLNGDYSSYIYNSTQAVRNVDWTVRAMKRGLLLDGKDLTSNDAIAMFVSAKAAHTILYSPQLNKMNDGKRRYKGKDFTPIYMPFPNNADAPLLEFLAGGACVFNNGNANKIKAAKKFLHFAATDEVWAPKLINATGGFPASSKIQIETEDAEILYNSVLQRFFGQYYNNITGFGQMRGYWNTLLKEVASGNDIQAALNRFVQNSNAALKE